A genomic window from Lentibacter algarum includes:
- a CDS encoding site-specific integrase produces MRLSNWFKNTLTDTREQSATLTLNEFFYSEYYPHILTRKEKPQYDEGIFRNHFHKTLGTKTFESLNKKTLEQWLQNQLSTGIKKTTINKHICLINKILKTASEWGQFEGFNSVVHNLNPLRTGQLTQRFLSEEEIAVVLELCSHSKHPFLKYFVELLLLTGARSGEASNALWRDIDFTNAIWTVPKSKSGKTRFIYLNEPALELFVSIQKQAANIGLSTSTSCPVFTNPHTQKPYKGFHLAWYEVRKAAGLDDVRIHDLRHTYASLLVNKGVSLYEVQQLLGHSSPQMTQRYAHFANKTLLTRSGIVGDLIVSAKRTAVQSAHSKEAQPLAV; encoded by the coding sequence ATGAGATTAAGCAACTGGTTCAAAAACACGCTGACAGACACACGAGAACAGAGTGCAACGCTTACACTCAACGAGTTCTTCTACTCTGAGTATTACCCTCACATTCTGACACGCAAAGAAAAGCCCCAGTATGATGAGGGCATTTTCCGCAATCACTTTCATAAGACACTTGGCACCAAAACGTTTGAGAGCTTGAATAAAAAGACCTTAGAGCAATGGCTGCAAAACCAGCTGAGCACGGGCATCAAGAAGACAACGATCAACAAACATATTTGTCTGATCAATAAGATTCTCAAAACAGCGTCTGAATGGGGTCAGTTTGAGGGCTTCAATTCTGTTGTTCATAACTTGAATCCTCTTCGAACAGGACAACTGACACAGCGCTTCTTGTCAGAAGAAGAGATTGCTGTCGTGTTGGAGCTTTGCTCACACAGCAAACATCCGTTCCTCAAGTATTTTGTGGAGCTGCTTTTGCTCACTGGAGCAAGAAGTGGTGAAGCATCTAACGCTCTCTGGCGAGATATTGATTTTACCAATGCGATCTGGACAGTTCCAAAGAGCAAGAGCGGTAAGACACGTTTTATCTATCTGAATGAACCTGCGCTTGAGCTGTTTGTTTCCATACAGAAACAAGCTGCCAACATCGGCTTATCAACGTCTACAAGCTGTCCTGTGTTTACCAATCCGCATACGCAGAAGCCGTATAAGGGCTTTCATCTAGCTTGGTATGAAGTCAGAAAAGCTGCTGGACTGGATGACGTCAGAATACACGACTTACGTCACACATATGCCAGTCTTTTGGTAAACAAAGGCGTCAGCTTGTATGAAGTCCAGCAACTGCTTGGACATTCCTCACCACAGATGACACAGCGCTATGCACATTTTGCAAATAAAACACTGCTCACGCGATCTGGAATTGTGGGCGATTTGATTGTCAGCGCAAAGCGAACAGCCGTGCAGAGTGCGCATTCTAAAGAAGCTCAACCACTTGCTGTTTAG
- a CDS encoding site-specific integrase, producing MSLRKQAKTLNKKQIDQLLWYVGTLRHAQRNEIVVLLSVRAGLRAKEIAGLKWAMLTDADGEIADSIRLTDVASKGRSGRIIPINMQLRLKLQDWLQEAAKQRGFHIASSHVITTERSARTQAQAIVNMFAAWYADVGLIGCSSHSGRRTFITNAARKISSVGGSLRDVQALAGHSSLAVTQRYIEENKQAKQQVVELL from the coding sequence ATGTCACTGAGAAAACAAGCAAAGACACTCAACAAGAAACAAATCGATCAACTGCTCTGGTATGTTGGCACTCTGCGGCACGCTCAGCGCAATGAGATTGTGGTTCTGCTCTCGGTGCGTGCAGGGCTTCGCGCGAAAGAGATAGCAGGGCTGAAGTGGGCGATGCTCACAGATGCTGATGGCGAGATTGCTGACAGCATTCGTCTGACGGACGTTGCATCAAAAGGACGATCTGGACGGATTATACCGATCAATATGCAATTGCGTCTCAAACTTCAGGACTGGTTGCAAGAAGCGGCAAAGCAACGCGGCTTTCACATCGCATCAAGTCACGTGATCACGACTGAGCGCTCAGCAAGAACGCAAGCGCAAGCGATCGTGAATATGTTTGCAGCTTGGTATGCTGATGTCGGGCTGATTGGCTGCTCGTCACACTCTGGGCGTCGAACATTTATCACCAACGCAGCCAGAAAGATCAGCAGCGTTGGTGGATCGCTTCGGGATGTTCAGGCTCTCGCAGGGCATTCGTCACTCGCTGTTACTCAAAGATACATTGAAGAAAACAAACAAGCTAAACAGCAAGTGGTTGAGCTTCTTTAG